The following proteins are co-located in the Choristoneura fumiferana chromosome 23, NRCan_CFum_1, whole genome shotgun sequence genome:
- the LOC141440986 gene encoding mitochondrial import receptor subunit TOM40 homolog produces the protein MDLNEQTFKNEVSSFVASLHKLLPKKKDFIVIEPEKPKLTRLVDVHIEAKSVFPLCFIGTKLVVLREILDKVKLVQQYNFGRPKESYRCFTDLIAKETEPKASHDGLVLEWKGSATATYHEVIDGGYEMRLVSKIRDLISSENEIVLEKSNENSVGSLTCTMRDVDPSTVRVISHFVYKLLPEVFIGTELGMRPLAYPPSPEVSVSARYEKPTFTLSSTLSRVGFQVCLFKQLSSNLRIASIINESSKAPTTVGIALHKTYMNGCDVKIFVDSQRCGGFTLQKDVLFHEPQNEIRVVRLVASTLIDRQRRVRFGFGFNLDF, from the coding sequence atggacCTCAATGAACAAACGTTCAAGAATGAAGTCAGCAGCTTCGTCGCCAGTTTACACAAGCTGCTGCCCAAAAAAAAGGATTTCATTGTGATCGAGCCAGAAAAACCGAAACTGACGAGACTGGTTGACGTCCACATAGAAGCCAAAAGTGTCTTTCCACTGTGTTTTATCGGTACGAAGCTGGTCGTGCTGCGGGAGATACTGGACAAAGTGAAGCTGGTGCAGCAATACAACTTCGGAAGACCAAAGGAATCATACAGATGCTTTACCGATCTGATCGCAAAGGAGACGGAGCCGAAAGCGTCTCACGACGGGCTGGTGCTAGAATGGAAGGGCTCGGCGACGGCAACCTACCACGAAGTTATCGATGGCGGCTACGAGATGCGACTGGTCTCGAAGATACGAGACTTGATTTCGTCAGAAAATGAGATCGTTCTCGAAAAGAGCAATGAGAATTCGGTCGGATCGCTAACCTGCACGATGCGAGACGTGGACCCGAGCACTGTACGGGTGATATCGCATTTTGTTTACAAGTTACTGCCGGAGGTATTCATCGGTACCGAGTTGGGCATGCGGCCGCTGGCGTATCCTCCGAGTCCGGAGGTGTCAGTGAGCGCGAGGTACGAAAAGCCCACGTTCACGCTGTCTTCCACACTCAGCCGCGTCGGCTTCCAAGTATGTCTCTTCAAGCAGTTGTCATCGAATTTACGGATAGCATCAATCATAAACGAGAGCTCCAAGGCGCCAACGACGGTCGGCATTGCGCTTCATAAAACATACATGAACGGGTGTGATGTGAAAATATTCGTCGATTCACAGCGCTGCGGAGGTTTCACCCTACAGAAGGACGTGCTGTTTCACGAGCCACAGAACGAGATTCGGGTAGTCCGCCTGGTAGCCAGTACCCTCATAGACCGACAGCGAAGAGTGAGATTCGGCTTTGGGTTTAACCTTGACTTTTGA